A window of Solanum stenotomum isolate F172 chromosome 3, ASM1918654v1, whole genome shotgun sequence contains these coding sequences:
- the LOC125857611 gene encoding putative non-specific lipid-transfer protein 14 — translation MFILNTSRRDSIISVETCNYSEDESVFWMVMVFRVALIIRKVAADDECSTVTSLVSACASFVNYGTPDPIPGAPCCIAMTTLSTVASSTGIQTRQSVCRICMMDLITTYNPNATAIATLPGFCGVSLGFAIDPNTDCE, via the coding sequence AtgtttattttgaatacaaGTAGAAGAGATTCTATTATATCAGTTGAAACTTGCAACTATTCTGAAGATGAATCTGTATTTTGGATGGTGATGGTTTTCAGGGTTGCCTTAATAATTCGCAAAGTTGCAGCTGATGACGAGTGCAGCACAGTGACATCACTGGTATCAGCATGTGCCAGCTTCGTGAACTATGGCACACCAGATCCAATTCCAGGTGCACCATGCTGCATTGCTATGACGACTCTAAGCACCGTAGCTAGCTCCACTGGCATTCAGACTCGCCAGTCAGTCTGTAGAATATGCATGATGGATCTTATTACTACTTACAATCCAAATGCTACTGCCATTGCCACTCTGCCTGGTTTCTGTGGTGTTTCTCTTGGTTTTGCCATTGACCCTAACACTGATTGTGAATAG
- the LOC125858618 gene encoding protein IQ-DOMAIN 23-like, protein MGKASRWLRSLLGSKKSPSESSPPSIEGKNNKWGLRKSSNGSGRTTGAQIAYGNEDPPASPYAEALDANKHAIAVAAATAAVAEAALAAAQAAAEVVRLTSGKRSASAYASSNTERRREWAAVKIQSEFRAYLARRALRALKGLVKLQALVRGRIVRKQSADMLRRMQAMARIQARASANRNVTSDPSHSSIRASRFEHPGIATPRKYDPQQYSFNCKYHGPNLKKSGSKLKPHESLGQDRSHLASQYIHHWMEECAKNGYGDTSLKKNGGDHDESTDKILEIDTWKPRLHPKPSEKKSHNSHYSSWNDNAHGTRTVNSMSKHLANHMKPNPSISSGEVSSLRSLAFCQDTDQPVAWTVEHSPGVHSTLSRPGSSSRRGPSPSRSECSRSLFGDYLGHPNYMSNTESYLAKLRSHSAPRQRVQFEKIGSTKYVDGLVDADTNSEKSWRSLGNFRNKANPGSGQSDRVRTPDHRSAVRSSSPFGPRQ, encoded by the exons ATGGGTAAAGCCAGCAGATGGTTACGTTCGCTTCTCGGTTCCAAGAAATCGCCGTCGGAATCATCACCGCCGTCGATAGAGGGAAAGAATAACAAGTGGGGTCTCCGGAAATCTTCCAATGGAAGTGGGAGAACTACTGGAGCTCAGATTGCTTATGGGAATGAAGACCCACCGGCAAGCCCTTATGCGGAAGCACTGGACGCGAACAAGCACGCCATAGCGGTTGCGGCAGCCACTGCCGCGGTTGCAGAGGCGGCACTGGCCGCCGCTCAGGCTGCGGCGGAGGTTGTTAGGCTTACAAGTGGTAAGAGGTCTGCTTCGGCTTATGCGAGTAGCAACACCGAACGCCGCCGTGAATGGGCTGCCGTTAAAATTCAGTCAGAATTTCGAGCTTACCTg GCTAGAAGGGCACTGAGGGCACTTAAGGGACTAGTGAAGCTGCAAGCACTAGTCAGAGGTCGTATAGTGAGGAAACAAAGTGCAGATATGCTCCGACGTATGCAAGCCATGGCTCGAATCCAGGCCCGAGCTTCTGCCAACCGGAATGTAACTTCAGATCCTTCTCATTCCAGCATCAGAGCTTCACGATTTGAGCATCCT GGCATTGCAACTCCGAGAAAGTATGATCCACAGCAGTATTCATTCAATTGTAAATATCATGGGCCAAACCTGAAG AAATCTGGTTCCAAATTGAAACCACATGAGAGCTTGGGTCAGGATAGGTCACATTTGGCTTCACAATATATACATCACTGGATGGAGGAATGTGCAAAAAATGGCTACGGAGATACTTCCCTGAAAAAAAATGGTGGAGATCATGATGAGAGCACTGACAAGATACTTGAGATAGACACATGGAAACCACGTTTACACCCCAAACCAAGTGAGAAAAAGTCTCACAATTCACATTATTCATCTTGGAACGACAATGCACACGGAACAAGAACTGTCAACTCTATGTCGAAACATTTGGCAAACCATATGAAACCAAATCCTAGTATATCTTCAGGGGAAGTGTCATCTTTGAGGTCACTGGCATTTTGTCAAGATACTGATCAGCCAGTTGCTTGGACTGTTGAGCACAGCCCTGGAGTACACTCCACATTGTCCAGACCAGGGAGTAGCAGTAGAAGAGGCCCCTCTCCTTCGAGAAGTGAGTGCTCACGAAGCTTGTTTGGGGACTACCTAGGTCACCCCAACTATATGTCTAATACGGAATCATACCTTGCGAAACTTAGGTCGCATAGCGCACCCAGGCAAAGAGTGCAGTTTGAGAAAATTGGTTCGACAAAGTATGTTGATGGACTTGTGGATGCAGATACAAATTCAGAGAAGAGTTGGAGATCACTTGGTAACTTTAGGAACAAAGCAAACCCAGGATCAGGTCAATCAGACCGAGTACGGACACCTGATCATCGCAGTGCTGTCCGTTCCAGCTCTCCCTTTGGCCCGAGACAATAG
- the LOC125860181 gene encoding probable methyltransferase PMT15: protein MAGSNQTPYYTPTSKPSQPTHPFSSWKRLNLYYSLAAITFLCCACYYAGHLQHTTTTVGLHLSSIASSCFSSQNTTSPVFSSTPVSSSQLDFTTHHSAGDGNGGAVVPDDTVKIYPPCDVKYSEYTPCEDPTRSLKYNRDRLIYRERHCPEKSEFLKCRIPAPYGYKNPFKWPMSRDLAWYANVPHKELTVEKAVQNWIRFEGDRFRFPGGGTMFPNGADAYIDDIGKLINLKDGSIRTAIDTGCGVASWGAYLLSRNILAISFAPRDTHEAQVQFALERGVPALIGVIASKRLPYPSRSFDMAHCSRCLIPWGEYDGTYLIEVDRVLRPGGYWILSGPPIHWRKYWKGWERTKEDLNAEQTKIEKVARSLCWKKFVEKDDIAIWQKPYNHLQCKELRKTSKNPPMCPAQDPDSAWYREIETCLTSLPEVSSEEKVAGGQLEKWPKRLHAIPPRISRGTVNGVTSDTFNKDSQLWKRRVSYYKTVNNQLGQPGRYRNLLDTNAYLGGFAANLVDDPVWVMNIVPAEAKVNTLGVIYERGLIGTYQSWCEAMSTYPRTYDLIHADSVFTLYKDRCEMEDILLEMDRILRPEGSVIIRDDVDTLIKVKRITDGLNWDSQIVDHEDGPLEREKLLFAVKAYWTAPSIQES, encoded by the exons ATGGCGGGTTCTAATCAAACCCCATACTATACTCCAACTTCCAAACCTTCACAACCTACACACCCTTTTTCTTCTTGGAAAAGACTCAATCTTTACTATTCTTTAGCTGCCATCACTTTCCTCTGTTGTGCTTGTTATTACGCCGGCCATTTACAACACACCACCACCACCGTTGGCCTTCACCTCTCTAGCATTGCCTCTAGTTGCTTCTCTTCTCAAAACACAACTTCCCCTGTTTTTTCATCTACCCCTGTTTCATCTTCCCAATTGGATTTCACTACTCACCATTCCGCCGGCGATGGCAATGGAGGAGCTGTGGTTCCAGATGACACAGTCAAGATTTACCCCCCATGTGACGTTAAGTACAGTGAGTATACTCCATGTGAAGACCCCACAAGGTCGTTAAAGTATAACAGAGACAGATTGATATACAGAGAAAGACATTGTCCAGAAAAGAGTGAATTCTTGAAATGCCGTATACCGGCGCCGTACGGTTACAAGAATCCGTTCAAGTGGCCAATGAGTAGGGATCTGGCGTGGTATGCTAACGTGCCTCATAAAGAATTGACGGTGGAGAAAGCTGTTCAGAACTGGATTCGATTTGAAGGTGACCGGTTTAGATTTCCCGGTGGTGGTACTATGTTCCCTAATGGTGCTGATgcatatattgatgatattggAAAATTGATTAATCTTAAAGATGGTTCTATTAGAACCGCCATTGATACAGGATGTGGG GTGGCGAGTTGGGGAGCGTACCTTTTGTCAAGGAATATCCTAGCTATATCATTTGCACCTAGAGATACACATGAAGCACAGGTTCAGTTTGCGCTTGAGCGTGGAGTTCCTGCTTTGATTGGAGTTATTGCTTCCAAGCGACTCCCTTATCCCTCTAGATCTTTCGATATGGCTCATTGCTCTCGTTGCCTTATTCCTTGGGGCGAATATG ATGGTACGTACTTGATTGAAGTTGACAGAGTCCTAAGGCCTGGCGGATATTGGATTCTTTCCGGTCCACCAATTCATTGGAGGAAATACTGGAAAGGCTGGGAAAGAACGAAAGAAGACCTAAATGCTGAACAAACAAAAATTGAGAAAGTGGCTAGGAGCTTGTGCTGGAAAAAGTTTGTTGAGAAGGATGACATTGCTATATGGCAGAAGCCATACAATCATTTACAATGCAAGGAATTGCGAAAGACGTCAAAAAATCCACCAATGTGTCCTGCTCAAGATCCTGATAGTGCCTG GTACAGAGAGATTGAAACATGTTTAACTTCCTTGCCTGAAGTTTCGAGTGAAGAAAAGGTAGCTGGTGGACAGTTGGAAAAATGGCCTAAAAGATTACACGCGATACCACCAAGGATTAGCAGAGGAACTGTAAATGGGGTCACGTCGGACACTTTCAACAAGGACTCACAGCTATGGAAACGAAGAGTTTCGTACTACAAGACAGTGAATAATCAACTTGGCCAACCGGGGAGATACCGAAATCTATTAGATACGAATGCCTACTTGGGTGGTTTTGCTGCCaatttggttgatgatcctGTTTGGGTCATGAACATAGTTCCTGCTGAAGCTAAGGTTAACACGCTTGGTGTAATCTATGAACGAGGATTAATTGGAACATACCAGAGCTG GTGTGAGGCCATGTCAACTTACCCAAGAACATATGATCTTATTCATGCTGATTCTGTATTTACTCTCTATAAAGACAG ATGTGAAATGGAGGATATATTACTTGAGATGGACAGAATATTAAGGCCAGAAGGAAGTGTAATAATTAGAGATGATGTAGATACATTGATCAAAGTAAAGAGGATAACAGATGGACTGAACTGGGATAGCCAAATAGTGGATCATGAAGATGGACCATTGGAGAGGGAAAAACTTCTCTTTGCAGTAAAGGCATATTGGACAGCTCCATCTATCCAAGAATCTTAA